A stretch of the Geovibrio thiophilus genome encodes the following:
- the lgt gene encoding prolipoprotein diacylglyceryl transferase, which translates to MFPYLFKIGFFELRIYSLMYITGLLLTIYFSRRKAAKLGIKSEETENFILFTFLFALIGARIYYVLFRWDYYGGSFFEMIAIWHGGLAIHGGLIAGFIAAIGFCLHKKISPFKMGDIIIPWLLLSQGLGRFGNFANGEAHGVPTLTPPSIIFRAENVFPQFWAQTLKTAGLNNNPESVSRLKDIAAQTPDGLAVTFMDKVYYIREYFPWGISFTNKFGAAAWRDFGTLPVHPTFFYEMFLNFIGFAILFIMWRKDSNIGTGRIVGGYLIAYGVIRALVTFFRADDLMLGLLRAPHIVSIIMVIAGIGFIINGHYRAKKL; encoded by the coding sequence ATGTTCCCCTATCTTTTCAAAATCGGATTCTTTGAACTGAGAATATACAGCCTGATGTACATCACAGGGCTGCTGCTCACCATATACTTTTCCCGCAGAAAAGCGGCTAAGCTCGGCATCAAATCGGAAGAGACGGAGAACTTCATTCTCTTCACATTTCTTTTCGCCCTCATCGGCGCGCGGATCTATTACGTACTCTTCCGGTGGGACTATTACGGCGGCAGCTTCTTTGAAATGATTGCCATCTGGCACGGCGGACTCGCCATACACGGCGGACTCATAGCGGGATTCATCGCAGCCATAGGCTTCTGCCTCCATAAAAAAATAAGCCCTTTCAAAATGGGCGACATTATTATCCCTTGGCTTCTGCTCAGTCAGGGACTGGGCAGATTCGGCAACTTCGCCAACGGCGAGGCGCACGGTGTGCCCACTCTTACGCCCCCTTCAATCATCTTCCGCGCTGAAAACGTCTTCCCTCAGTTCTGGGCGCAGACGCTGAAAACAGCGGGACTCAACAATAACCCCGAAAGCGTCTCCCGCCTTAAGGATATAGCAGCGCAGACCCCGGACGGACTGGCTGTGACCTTTATGGACAAAGTCTATTACATCAGGGAGTACTTCCCTTGGGGAATAAGCTTCACCAATAAGTTCGGCGCCGCCGCATGGCGTGATTTCGGCACTCTGCCCGTTCACCCCACATTTTTCTATGAAATGTTCCTCAACTTCATCGGCTTCGCGATTCTGTTCATTATGTGGAGAAAAGACTCCAATATAGGCACGGGCAGAATTGTCGGCGGCTACCTCATTGCCTACGGAGTAATCCGTGCGCTGGTTACATTCTTCCGTGCCGATGATCTCATGCTCGGTCTCCTCCGCGCCCCTCATATCGTCAGCATTATCATGGTGATTGCGGGTATCGGCTTCATAATTAACGGGCACTACAGGGCAAAAAAGCTCTGA
- the tsf gene encoding translation elongation factor Ts, whose translation MAEISAALVKELREKTGAGMMDCKKALSETNGDMEAAIDFLRKKGLSAAAKKEGRIAAEGVVADCLKGNVGVIVEINSETDFVAKNADFLAFTKQIAEIITDKNPADVEALLQVQAEGKTVAEVLNEKIATIGEKISIRRFKRCEGGNIGTYIHMGGKIGVVVELEGGNAELAKDICLHVAAANPKFLDSSSVDPAYIAKEEEIFAAKLAEQGKPANMIPNIVKGQVAKLLKEVCLVHQPFVKDPDTTIEKLAADKGAKIVSFTRFQMGEGIEKKQENFVEEVMKQIKQ comes from the coding sequence ATGGCAGAAATATCAGCAGCACTTGTAAAAGAACTCCGTGAGAAAACCGGCGCAGGCATGATGGACTGCAAAAAGGCTCTTTCTGAAACAAACGGCGACATGGAAGCGGCTATAGACTTTCTCAGGAAGAAAGGGCTTTCCGCCGCTGCTAAAAAAGAAGGCAGAATCGCAGCCGAAGGCGTTGTGGCGGACTGCCTTAAAGGAAACGTGGGCGTTATAGTTGAAATCAACTCCGAGACGGACTTCGTTGCCAAAAACGCGGATTTCCTCGCTTTCACAAAACAGATTGCGGAAATCATCACAGACAAAAATCCCGCTGATGTTGAGGCTCTTCTTCAGGTTCAGGCGGAAGGCAAGACAGTTGCCGAAGTCCTTAACGAGAAAATAGCCACAATTGGCGAAAAAATAAGCATACGCCGTTTCAAAAGATGTGAGGGCGGCAACATCGGCACTTACATCCACATGGGCGGTAAAATCGGCGTTGTTGTTGAGCTTGAGGGCGGAAACGCAGAGCTTGCGAAAGACATCTGCCTCCATGTTGCGGCTGCCAACCCCAAGTTCCTTGACTCCAGCTCAGTTGATCCCGCTTATATAGCGAAGGAAGAGGAAATCTTCGCCGCTAAACTTGCTGAGCAGGGCAAGCCCGCGAACATGATCCCCAACATAGTCAAGGGTCAGGTTGCCAAGCTCCTTAAGGAAGTGTGCCTTGTTCACCAGCCTTTCGTTAAGGATCCCGATACCACAATAGAAAAGCTTGCCGCCGATAAGGGCGCAAAAATCGTTTCCTTTACCCGCTTCCAGATGGGCGAGGGCATCGAAAAAAAGCAGGAAAACTTTGTGGAAGAGGTAATGAAACAGATCAAGCAGTAG
- a CDS encoding FecR family protein: MRSTAILLTAFLLALPAFAAEKAGDIKLVNGKVEVLKEQQVVGRAAKPGTEFLTDDLIRTKRKSYAEVTFVDGSSVKIYERSRLKINGIERGKDYNADIQKGRVLFDIAKSEDVSGDFKVKTTTSIIGVKGTSFRIDVLPELTRVTVNEGVVEVSRLDVPEQSVLLNPGQSLLIRQDSDEMNVTRSQPETDIDYEDETDGLADRSALSENRAPVIQQPNLLLTSLQDGTRDIDQIYEKPQDRENLVEALTGRARIRIDFEH, encoded by the coding sequence ATGAGATCAACAGCAATATTACTGACCGCTTTTCTCCTCGCACTCCCTGCTTTTGCTGCGGAAAAAGCGGGAGATATAAAACTGGTTAACGGAAAAGTCGAAGTCCTGAAAGAGCAGCAGGTGGTGGGCAGGGCAGCCAAGCCCGGGACAGAGTTCCTCACCGACGACCTCATACGCACAAAAAGAAAGAGCTACGCTGAGGTCACTTTTGTGGACGGCTCCAGCGTTAAGATCTATGAAAGAAGCAGGCTGAAAATAAACGGCATAGAGCGCGGAAAGGACTACAACGCCGATATTCAGAAAGGACGTGTTCTCTTTGACATTGCCAAGTCTGAGGACGTCAGCGGAGACTTCAAGGTCAAGACCACCACATCGATCATAGGCGTCAAGGGCACTTCCTTCCGCATAGATGTTCTGCCCGAGCTCACGAGGGTAACCGTTAACGAAGGTGTGGTGGAGGTCAGCAGGCTTGATGTGCCGGAGCAGAGTGTGCTTCTCAACCCGGGGCAGTCGCTGCTGATCAGGCAGGACAGCGATGAGATGAACGTCACACGCAGCCAGCCGGAGACCGACATTGACTATGAGGACGAAACGGACGGCTTAGCCGACAGAAGCGCTCTCTCTGAAAACAGGGCTCCTGTTATTCAGCAGCCGAACCTCCTACTGACCAGTCTTCAGGACGGCACGAGAGATATAGACCAGATATACGAAAAACCGCAGGACAGGGAAAACCTTGTGGAGGCGCTCACAGGAAGGGCAAGAATCCGCATTGACTTTGAGCATTAG
- a CDS encoding flavodoxin family protein — protein MKVLIINGSPRAKGNCAWLSEQLAEKYSGEDCEVIALKDLKFSNCGGCENCRTGEGICETDDDLKAVLPKLLEADLIILSSPNYYAAVSGICKTFMDRWVCLKKRAGIPQFRPEQKLFFVFVQGAGNRGHGEPAVEWAKKVCTHYGLKFYGMVIPNCAADSRDGIRLKMDEIRMNLSMFL, from the coding sequence ATGAAGGTTTTGATAATTAACGGGAGCCCCCGTGCAAAAGGCAACTGCGCATGGCTTTCAGAACAGCTTGCTGAAAAATACAGCGGCGAGGACTGCGAGGTTATCGCACTGAAGGATCTTAAATTTTCAAACTGCGGCGGATGCGAAAACTGCCGCACAGGTGAAGGAATCTGTGAAACGGACGACGACCTTAAAGCCGTGCTGCCCAAGCTCCTTGAGGCGGATCTGATTATTCTCTCCTCCCCCAACTATTACGCGGCGGTTTCAGGCATCTGCAAAACCTTTATGGACAGATGGGTCTGCCTCAAGAAAAGAGCCGGAATCCCCCAGTTCAGACCGGAGCAGAAGCTGTTCTTTGTCTTTGTTCAGGGCGCGGGGAACAGAGGTCACGGCGAACCGGCAGTGGAATGGGCGAAGAAGGTTTGCACCCACTACGGGCTTAAGTTTTACGGAATGGTTATACCCAACTGCGCCGCTGACAGCAGAGACGGCATAAGGCTCAAAATGGATGAAATCCGCATGAACCTGAGCATGTTTCTTTAA
- a CDS encoding bifunctional transcriptional activator/DNA repair enzyme AdaA gives MNHADYYRIEKAIRFIEQNAGEQPSLDEIAAHLGLSPFHVQRMFTEWAGISPKRFLQCLTIETAKRLLDESRSVLEAAIESGLSGPSRLHDLFVSVDAVTPGEYKSMGGGLVIKYGFQPTPFGICMAALTERGLCALSFHDESSAEAETEDLKIRWQNARLIRDDGAVEETVRRIFKPEKGEGIRVFMKGTNFQIKVWTAVLSLPYGVFTSYGELAAMIGAPSASRAVGTALGQNRIGYVIPCHRVLRDTGAVTGYRWGSARKKAMIAMEACVKD, from the coding sequence ATGAACCATGCAGATTATTACCGCATAGAAAAAGCCATACGCTTCATAGAGCAGAACGCCGGAGAGCAGCCCTCGCTGGATGAGATAGCTGCGCATCTGGGTCTGAGTCCGTTTCACGTCCAGCGGATGTTCACCGAATGGGCAGGGATCAGCCCCAAGCGTTTTTTGCAGTGCCTCACCATCGAAACGGCGAAAAGGCTCCTTGACGAATCCCGCTCAGTGCTGGAGGCGGCTATCGAATCCGGTTTAAGCGGTCCTTCCCGTCTGCATGATCTCTTTGTCAGTGTCGATGCCGTCACTCCCGGGGAATACAAGAGCATGGGCGGCGGTCTCGTAATAAAATACGGATTTCAGCCTACACCCTTCGGCATCTGCATGGCAGCTCTCACGGAGCGGGGGCTCTGTGCTCTGTCATTTCACGATGAAAGCAGTGCCGAAGCGGAAACGGAAGATCTGAAAATCCGCTGGCAGAACGCAAGACTGATACGTGATGATGGAGCTGTTGAGGAAACAGTACGAAGGATTTTCAAACCTGAAAAAGGGGAGGGGATAAGGGTTTTCATGAAGGGGACAAACTTCCAGATCAAGGTCTGGACTGCAGTTCTCAGCCTGCCTTACGGTGTCTTCACAAGCTACGGGGAGCTGGCGGCGATGATAGGCGCTCCTTCCGCATCACGTGCCGTCGGCACGGCACTGGGGCAGAACCGCATAGGCTACGTGATCCCCTGCCACAGGGTACTGCGGGATACGGGGGCAGTCACGGGCTACCGCTGGGGCTCCGCACGTAAAAAAGCAATGATCGCCATGGAGGCATGCGTGAAGGACTGA
- the rpsB gene encoding 30S ribosomal protein S2, whose protein sequence is MSYISMKNLLEAGVHFGHQTKRWNPKMSKYVFGARNGIYILDLQKTVQCFNQAYEFTRDASKAGSKFLFVGTKKQAQEAIKEAAEKCGAFYVNQRWLGGMLTNFETIKGRIARLKELEDMFESGYINRFTKKEQAVLRREFEKLTKNLSGIKEMTDIPDVMFVIDIKLEQNAISEAHKLGIPVVAIVDTNCDPDLVDFPIPGNDDAIRACQLIAVRIADAVLEGKQLREDNLIEEIRSAGSDDVPVEEIVDEAELAKELASVKPEIKDED, encoded by the coding sequence ATGTCCTATATTTCAATGAAAAACCTGCTTGAGGCAGGCGTTCACTTCGGTCACCAGACAAAACGCTGGAACCCCAAAATGTCCAAATATGTTTTCGGCGCGAGAAACGGTATCTACATTCTCGACCTTCAGAAAACCGTGCAGTGCTTCAATCAGGCTTACGAATTCACAAGAGACGCTTCCAAGGCAGGCAGCAAATTTCTCTTCGTGGGCACTAAAAAACAGGCTCAGGAAGCTATCAAGGAAGCTGCTGAGAAATGCGGCGCATTCTACGTAAACCAGAGATGGCTCGGCGGTATGCTCACTAACTTTGAAACAATCAAAGGACGTATCGCAAGGCTTAAAGAGCTTGAGGATATGTTTGAAAGCGGCTACATCAACAGATTCACCAAAAAAGAGCAGGCCGTTCTTCGCAGAGAGTTTGAAAAACTCACTAAAAACCTCAGCGGTATCAAAGAAATGACAGACATCCCCGATGTTATGTTCGTAATAGACATCAAACTTGAGCAGAACGCCATCAGCGAAGCTCACAAACTCGGCATACCCGTTGTTGCCATAGTTGACACCAACTGCGACCCCGACCTTGTAGACTTCCCCATCCCCGGTAACGATGATGCTATCCGTGCCTGCCAGCTTATCGCTGTGAGAATAGCCGACGCTGTTCTTGAAGGCAAACAGCTCAGAGAGGACAACCTTATTGAAGAGATCAGAAGCGCAGGCTCTGACGATGTTCCCGTTGAGGAAATAGTTGACGAAGCCGAACTCGCGAAAGAGCTCGCCTCTGTTAAACCCGAAATAAAGGATGAGGACTAA
- a CDS encoding class II fructose-bisphosphate aldolase → MAVSYRELGLVNTREMFKKAMEGKYAVPAYNFNNLEQLQAIVTACVQTKSPLILQVSKGAREYANATMLRYMAMGATALAKEMGCEIPIALHLDHGDTFETCKDCVDFGFSSVMIDGSHHSFEDNIAVTKKVVEYAHQFDVTVEGELGVLAGIEDDVSAEKSHYTNPDEVEEFVKRTGVDSLAISIGTSHGAYKFKVKPGESVPPLRFDILEECEKRLPGFPIVLHGASSVVPKYVEIINNYGGKLDGAVGIPEEQLRKAAESAVCKINIDSDGRLAFTAMIRETLAKHPDEFDPRKYLKPARTELIELYKHKNLNVLGSAGKA, encoded by the coding sequence ATGGCTGTTTCCTACAGAGAATTAGGTCTTGTGAACACAAGGGAAATGTTCAAAAAAGCTATGGAAGGCAAGTACGCCGTACCCGCTTACAACTTCAACAACCTTGAGCAGCTTCAGGCGATAGTAACCGCCTGCGTGCAGACCAAGTCACCCCTGATCCTTCAGGTTTCCAAAGGGGCAAGGGAATACGCGAACGCCACCATGCTCCGCTATATGGCAATGGGCGCCACGGCGCTTGCCAAGGAAATGGGCTGCGAAATACCCATAGCGCTGCATCTTGACCACGGGGATACCTTTGAGACATGCAAGGACTGCGTTGACTTCGGTTTCTCATCAGTAATGATAGACGGCAGCCACCACTCCTTTGAAGACAACATAGCAGTCACCAAAAAAGTCGTTGAGTACGCCCACCAGTTTGATGTAACGGTTGAGGGCGAACTCGGTGTTCTCGCAGGGATAGAGGACGATGTTTCCGCCGAGAAATCTCACTACACCAACCCTGACGAGGTTGAGGAATTTGTCAAGAGAACAGGCGTTGATTCCCTTGCGATCTCCATCGGCACCTCACACGGGGCTTACAAATTTAAGGTTAAACCCGGCGAATCAGTGCCCCCTCTCCGTTTTGACATACTTGAGGAGTGCGAAAAACGTCTTCCCGGTTTTCCCATAGTTCTCCACGGCGCGTCTTCTGTTGTCCCGAAATATGTGGAAATCATTAATAATTACGGCGGCAAGCTTGACGGCGCGGTGGGAATCCCCGAGGAGCAGCTGAGAAAAGCCGCCGAAAGCGCCGTGTGCAAAATCAACATAGACAGCGACGGCAGGCTGGCATTCACGGCGATGATAAGGGAAACTCTGGCAAAACACCCCGATGAGTTTGACCCCAGAAAATATCTTAAACCCGCAAGAACAGAGCTTATAGAGCTTTACAAGCATAAAAACCTTAACGTTCTCGGCTCCGCCGGCAAAGCGTAA
- a CDS encoding AI-2E family transporter, which produces MKFDFTIKNIAVVVALAVVILLVIKLQTLVTIFAISFFLAYLFDPLINWFESKKVPRYLSILLLYAVIVFVSVLFFGSIVPVVYQESVHLADALPAYSEKLFSLVDKLTDRFGIDISFEDIQKQLLPKLAGVGSTVLSSAEGVMRSVNTIVSLLLNIALIPILTFYFLKDFSSIKDKMFDKFSGTSSIDYPKHFMHFNSLLSRYFRGQVLVAIFLGVSYTIVLLIAGVKPAILLGLISGVLSIVPYLGFMIGFSASLMLSVVQYGDLLHPAMVVIGFSIVQALESNYVTPKIVGESLGLHPTAVIFALMAGGSLMGIGGMIIALPVASFVKVVGDEYLSRIKTEKADRHRKA; this is translated from the coding sequence ATGAAATTCGATTTCACAATTAAAAATATTGCTGTAGTTGTCGCTCTGGCTGTTGTGATCCTCCTTGTGATCAAGCTCCAGACCCTTGTGACCATATTCGCTATCTCCTTTTTTCTCGCATATCTCTTCGATCCGCTGATAAACTGGTTTGAGAGCAAAAAGGTTCCCCGTTATCTGTCAATCCTGCTGCTGTACGCTGTAATTGTTTTTGTCAGTGTGCTGTTTTTCGGCTCAATTGTTCCCGTTGTCTATCAGGAGAGCGTGCATCTGGCAGATGCTCTGCCCGCGTACTCCGAAAAGCTTTTCAGCCTTGTGGACAAGCTCACAGACCGCTTCGGAATAGACATCTCCTTTGAAGACATACAAAAGCAGCTTCTTCCCAAGCTGGCAGGAGTGGGCAGCACGGTTCTTTCCTCCGCTGAGGGAGTGATGAGATCAGTCAATACCATAGTGAGCCTTCTTCTCAACATAGCGCTGATACCTATCCTCACATTCTATTTCCTCAAGGATTTCAGCAGCATAAAGGACAAGATGTTCGATAAGTTCTCCGGAACCTCAAGCATAGACTACCCTAAGCACTTCATGCACTTCAACTCGCTCCTCAGCAGATATTTCAGGGGGCAGGTGCTCGTGGCGATCTTCCTCGGGGTGTCTTACACCATAGTCCTGCTCATTGCGGGGGTTAAGCCCGCCATACTTCTGGGGCTTATCTCCGGAGTGCTGAGCATTGTGCCTTATCTCGGCTTCATGATCGGCTTCTCCGCCTCGCTTATGCTCTCCGTTGTTCAGTACGGGGATTTGCTCCATCCCGCCATGGTGGTAATAGGCTTCTCCATAGTTCAGGCGCTGGAAAGCAATTATGTCACCCCGAAAATAGTCGGTGAGTCTCTGGGGCTTCACCCCACCGCGGTTATATTCGCTCTTATGGCGGGGGGCTCACTGATGGGGATAGGAGGAATGATCATCGCCCTGCCTGTGGCGTCCTTTGTTAAGGTCGTGGGGGATGAATATCTCAGCAGAATCAAAACGGAAAAGGCGGACAGGCACCGCAAGGCATAA